In Pangasianodon hypophthalmus isolate fPanHyp1 chromosome 29, fPanHyp1.pri, whole genome shotgun sequence, one genomic interval encodes:
- the cbx2 gene encoding chromobox protein homolog 2 isoform X2: MEKHNSWEPQENLLDPRLLAAFNKREQERELLIRKRGKRPRGRPRKIMQEPVQPVSKSSSSSSSSSSSDSSSSSSSSSSSSEDDDDDQDDSDRKTKPSPRVRELHPVPQKKAQIVLAKPDPPKKKKRGRKPLAPELRALKQNQAKNSRKIMKPPLKDSLSDLRSSIKKPLMPASFTYTGLNRAANRETIAMQNRGSFTANESPKNTLGSTQSQGKPVTDFKLSVSDMGNGGSLDLKNSSSKSPGVASLSLHNSKLTNSTNGQAAGGAPNWTKKQETPGLQRPTNTKPSASSLSSVKSPNTQVSSLSGVNKTQLSVSASPKDVTNHRGSGSTVKKGPVQEKSAPAEGGILGRPGSRDISTPGGVEKVKMEDPLERLGKANPGRQRKVPTFTGSKDGGKMTKPLSEMSTGEEGSSSESEQESPFTGERQELSLEVQSECKDWRPTRSLIEHVFVTDVTANLVTVTVKESPTSVGFFSIRNY, from the exons ATGGAGAA gCACAATAGCTGGGAGCCTCAGGAGAACCTGCTGGACCCGAGACTGCTGGCTGCGTTTAATAAGAG GGAGCAAGAAAGAGAGCTGCTGATTCGGAAGCGAGGGAAACGACCACGTGGAAGACCTCGGAAAATAATG CAGGAGCCGGTTCAGCCAGTCTCAAAATCAAGCAGctcctcatcatcttcatcttcctctgattcatcatcatcttcatcctcctcgTCCTCTTCATCTGAAGATGATGACGACGACCAGGATGACAGCGACAGAAAGACAAAGCCAAGCCCTCGAGTGCGGGAGCTGCACCCTGTCCCACAGAAGAAGGCTCAGATCGTGCTGGCCAAGCCGGATCCTCCAAAGAAAAAGAAGCGAGGCAGGAAGCCTCTTGCTCCAGAGCTGAGGGCCTTGAAGCAGAATCAGGCCAAAAATTCACGCAAAATCATGAAGCCACCGCTAAAAGACTCTCTCTCAGACCTGCGTAGCAGCATTAAGAAACCACTGATGCCTGCCAGTTTCACATACACAGGCCTGAATCGAGCCGCCAACAGGGAGACAATAGCCATGCAGAACCGAGGATCTTTTACTGCCAACGAATCTCCAAAGAACACCCTGGGATCCACCCAGTCCCAAGGGAAACCTGTGACGGATTTTAAGCTTTCTGTCTCAGACATGGGTAATGGTGGAAGCCTGGATTTAAAAAACTCATCCTCTAAGTCTCCGGGAGTGGCTTCTCTGAGTTTGCACAATTCAAAACTTACCAACAGTACCAATGGACAGGCGGCAGGGGGAGCTCCTAATTGGACGAAAAAGCAGGAAACTCCAGGTCTGCAGAGACCAACGAACACAAAACCTTCTGcatcctctctctcctcagtGAAAAGCCCCAATACTCAGGTCTCCAGCTTGTCTGGTGTCAACAAAACACaactcagtgtcagtgcttctcCAAAAGATGTTACCAACCATAGGGGTTCTGGGAGCACAGTGAAAAAAGGTCCAGTGCAGGAAAAAAGTGCTCCAGCGGAAGGAGGGATTTTGGGTCGACCAGGATCCCGTGATATCAGCACACCAGGGGGGgtagaaaaagtaaaaatggaggatCCATTGGAGAGATTGGGGAAAGCGAATCCGGGAAGGCAGCGGAAAGTCCCGACATTTACTGGCTCAAAAGATGGAGGCAAAATGACAAAACCGCTAAGTGAGATGAGCACGGGCGAGGAGGGAAGCAGTTCAGAATCCGAGCAGGAGTCTCCCTTCACTGGGGAAAGGCAGGAGTTATCATTGGAAGTGCAGTCAGAGTGCAAGGACTGGAGGCCAACACGAAGCCTCATCGAACATGTTTTCGTTACTGATGTCACTGCTAATCTAGTCACTGTAACTGTGAAAGAATCTCCCACTAGCGTGGGTTTCTTTAGCATCCGGAATTACTGA
- the cbx2 gene encoding chromobox protein homolog 2 isoform X1, whose product MEELSAVGEQVFDAECILSKRLRKGKLEYLVKWRGWSSKHNSWEPQENLLDPRLLAAFNKREQERELLIRKRGKRPRGRPRKIMQEPVQPVSKSSSSSSSSSSSDSSSSSSSSSSSSEDDDDDQDDSDRKTKPSPRVRELHPVPQKKAQIVLAKPDPPKKKKRGRKPLAPELRALKQNQAKNSRKIMKPPLKDSLSDLRSSIKKPLMPASFTYTGLNRAANRETIAMQNRGSFTANESPKNTLGSTQSQGKPVTDFKLSVSDMGNGGSLDLKNSSSKSPGVASLSLHNSKLTNSTNGQAAGGAPNWTKKQETPGLQRPTNTKPSASSLSSVKSPNTQVSSLSGVNKTQLSVSASPKDVTNHRGSGSTVKKGPVQEKSAPAEGGILGRPGSRDISTPGGVEKVKMEDPLERLGKANPGRQRKVPTFTGSKDGGKMTKPLSEMSTGEEGSSSESEQESPFTGERQELSLEVQSECKDWRPTRSLIEHVFVTDVTANLVTVTVKESPTSVGFFSIRNY is encoded by the exons ATGGAGGAGTTGAGTGCTGTAGGAGAGCAGGTTTTCGATGCGGAGTGCATTCTCAGTAAAAGACTAAGAAAG GGAAAGTTGGAGTATCTGGTGAAGTGGAGAGGATGGTCGTCCAA gCACAATAGCTGGGAGCCTCAGGAGAACCTGCTGGACCCGAGACTGCTGGCTGCGTTTAATAAGAG GGAGCAAGAAAGAGAGCTGCTGATTCGGAAGCGAGGGAAACGACCACGTGGAAGACCTCGGAAAATAATG CAGGAGCCGGTTCAGCCAGTCTCAAAATCAAGCAGctcctcatcatcttcatcttcctctgattcatcatcatcttcatcctcctcgTCCTCTTCATCTGAAGATGATGACGACGACCAGGATGACAGCGACAGAAAGACAAAGCCAAGCCCTCGAGTGCGGGAGCTGCACCCTGTCCCACAGAAGAAGGCTCAGATCGTGCTGGCCAAGCCGGATCCTCCAAAGAAAAAGAAGCGAGGCAGGAAGCCTCTTGCTCCAGAGCTGAGGGCCTTGAAGCAGAATCAGGCCAAAAATTCACGCAAAATCATGAAGCCACCGCTAAAAGACTCTCTCTCAGACCTGCGTAGCAGCATTAAGAAACCACTGATGCCTGCCAGTTTCACATACACAGGCCTGAATCGAGCCGCCAACAGGGAGACAATAGCCATGCAGAACCGAGGATCTTTTACTGCCAACGAATCTCCAAAGAACACCCTGGGATCCACCCAGTCCCAAGGGAAACCTGTGACGGATTTTAAGCTTTCTGTCTCAGACATGGGTAATGGTGGAAGCCTGGATTTAAAAAACTCATCCTCTAAGTCTCCGGGAGTGGCTTCTCTGAGTTTGCACAATTCAAAACTTACCAACAGTACCAATGGACAGGCGGCAGGGGGAGCTCCTAATTGGACGAAAAAGCAGGAAACTCCAGGTCTGCAGAGACCAACGAACACAAAACCTTCTGcatcctctctctcctcagtGAAAAGCCCCAATACTCAGGTCTCCAGCTTGTCTGGTGTCAACAAAACACaactcagtgtcagtgcttctcCAAAAGATGTTACCAACCATAGGGGTTCTGGGAGCACAGTGAAAAAAGGTCCAGTGCAGGAAAAAAGTGCTCCAGCGGAAGGAGGGATTTTGGGTCGACCAGGATCCCGTGATATCAGCACACCAGGGGGGgtagaaaaagtaaaaatggaggatCCATTGGAGAGATTGGGGAAAGCGAATCCGGGAAGGCAGCGGAAAGTCCCGACATTTACTGGCTCAAAAGATGGAGGCAAAATGACAAAACCGCTAAGTGAGATGAGCACGGGCGAGGAGGGAAGCAGTTCAGAATCCGAGCAGGAGTCTCCCTTCACTGGGGAAAGGCAGGAGTTATCATTGGAAGTGCAGTCAGAGTGCAAGGACTGGAGGCCAACACGAAGCCTCATCGAACATGTTTTCGTTACTGATGTCACTGCTAATCTAGTCACTGTAACTGTGAAAGAATCTCCCACTAGCGTGGGTTTCTTTAGCATCCGGAATTACTGA